The following proteins come from a genomic window of Nostoc sp. TCL26-01:
- a CDS encoding Uma2 family endonuclease, with product MRSPIPVFSVAEYLEAESKSKLRHEYLGGQIFAMTGGSKAHNIITLNIASRLRSQLRGGACNVFMSDMKVKLKATHQNQTIFYYPDVMVTCNSDDQDNYFVNYPCVIFEVLSPSTEVSDRREKLVNYQTISSLQEYVLVSQDEIKVEVYRQDLPGNWTQEILSSEDKLILNSVNLSLTMTDIYEDIF from the coding sequence ATGCGATCGCCGATTCCCGTTTTCTCGGTTGCCGAATATTTGGAAGCTGAAAGTAAAAGCAAACTCCGTCATGAGTATTTAGGCGGTCAAATTTTTGCCATGACAGGGGGTAGTAAGGCACACAATATCATTACCTTAAATATTGCCAGTCGGTTACGTTCTCAATTGCGGGGAGGGGCCTGTAATGTCTTTATGTCAGATATGAAGGTCAAGTTAAAAGCTACTCATCAAAATCAGACGATATTTTATTATCCTGATGTGATGGTTACTTGTAACTCTGATGATCAAGATAACTATTTTGTCAATTATCCTTGTGTGATTTTTGAAGTATTATCACCCAGTACCGAAGTCAGCGATCGCCGGGAAAAATTGGTTAACTATCAGACTATTAGCAGTTTGCAGGAGTATGTTTTAGTTTCCCAAGATGAGATAAAAGTAGAAGTCTATCGTCAAGATTTACCAGGGAATTGGACACAGGAGATTTTGTCAAGTGAGGATAAATTAATTTTAAATTCTGTCAATTTATCGCTCACAATGACAGATATTTATGAGGATATTTTTTGA
- a CDS encoding 16S rRNA (uracil(1498)-N(3))-methyltransferase, translated as MSQLQRITIAPSQLQQTQIFLTPQQQHYLKRVLRLREGDRFMAMDGLGKWWLASLSGEQAQVLEPLLVETELPVVITLIIALPKGSGFDDIVRSCTELGVACIAPVLSDRTLLNPSPQKLERWQRIAAEAAEQSERAIVPTILEPVSFTTAIKTTTSTHRYICEARGEYSHLQNAITQISGEVVIATGPEGGWTDRELTEAIATGFQPVSLGRRILRAVTAPIVALSLIAAACEV; from the coding sequence ATGTCTCAACTACAACGAATAACGATCGCCCCCTCCCAACTCCAGCAAACCCAAATTTTCCTCACACCTCAACAACAACATTACTTAAAACGAGTGTTACGCTTGCGTGAAGGCGATCGCTTTATGGCGATGGATGGTTTGGGTAAATGGTGGCTGGCTAGTCTTAGTGGAGAACAAGCCCAAGTTTTAGAACCATTGCTTGTGGAGACAGAATTACCAGTGGTGATTACCTTAATTATTGCTTTGCCTAAAGGCAGTGGATTTGATGATATTGTCAGGAGTTGTACTGAATTGGGTGTAGCTTGTATTGCTCCCGTGTTGAGCGATCGCACCTTACTAAATCCCAGTCCCCAAAAACTCGAACGTTGGCAACGCATCGCCGCAGAAGCCGCAGAACAATCAGAACGGGCTATTGTCCCAACGATTTTAGAACCTGTATCTTTTACCACTGCGATTAAAACTACTACCAGTACTCACCGTTATATTTGTGAGGCGCGGGGTGAGTATAGCCATCTGCAAAATGCCATCACACAAATCTCCGGGGAAGTGGTAATTGCTACAGGCCCAGAGGGAGGATGGACAGATAGAGAACTTACAGAAGCGATCGCTACGGGATTTCAACCAGTATCTTTAGGTCGTCGCATCCTCAGAGCAGTCACAGCGCCAATAGTAGCATTATCCCTAATTGCCGCAGCTTGTGAAGTATAA
- a CDS encoding ABC transporter ATP-binding protein: MQLGKIFQDKLRNTLRLLPALRLVWQSSPNWTIARVVLLFIQGILPVLAIYLTKLIIDTVVANFSIADKVAAFNSVIPWILLAGAVTLLINICNSLTDLVINAHSQRVTDYMQGIINAKSIASDLEYYENPLYYDTLQRAQQEAPYRPPQILNRLAQVGQSSVSLIAMVGLLLSLHWGIIGILFIAALPALLVRIKYSRIMYNWQRQWTPPERQAMYLAWMLTSDQYAKEIRLFDIGTYFSQWYLRIRQQLYQEKFRVLANRAVANLAAEAIAGIIIFAIYAYIIYQAIHGVLRLGDLVLYYQALQRGQNDIKSLLASISALYEDNLFLSNLYEFLDLKPKLIEPLYPVPIPRPMQTGIVFDNVSFQYSTTTRQALKDINLRIGRGEVVALVGENGSGKTTLIKLLCRLYDPTSGSITIDGIDLKEFKTAELRREISVIFQDYAKYHFTAQENIWLANIDLPPQRESIIAAARRSGADDVISHLPKGYDTILGKLFDQGEELSIGQWQKIALARAFLRESQLIVLDEPTSAMDPKAEYEVFEKFRQLIKDQAAILISHRLSTVKMADRIYVMSNGTIVENGTHDELIAMGGTYAYLFETQAQQYR, from the coding sequence ATGCAACTAGGCAAAATCTTTCAAGACAAGCTGCGAAACACATTACGTCTTTTGCCTGCATTACGCCTAGTTTGGCAAAGTAGCCCCAACTGGACGATCGCTCGTGTAGTCCTGCTGTTCATTCAAGGTATACTGCCCGTATTGGCAATTTATCTGACTAAACTGATCATCGATACAGTGGTGGCTAACTTTAGCATAGCTGATAAAGTTGCTGCGTTTAATTCAGTGATTCCTTGGATTTTATTAGCTGGTGCAGTCACCTTATTAATTAATATTTGTAACTCCTTGACAGATTTAGTCATCAATGCCCATTCTCAACGGGTGACTGACTATATGCAGGGAATTATTAATGCTAAATCCATTGCTTCTGACTTAGAGTATTACGAAAACCCTCTGTACTACGATACCTTACAACGAGCGCAACAAGAAGCACCCTACCGACCACCGCAAATTCTCAATCGCTTGGCCCAGGTGGGACAAAGTAGTGTTTCGTTGATAGCGATGGTGGGGTTGCTGTTGTCCTTGCATTGGGGCATCATTGGCATATTATTTATCGCTGCCTTACCTGCACTGTTAGTCAGGATTAAGTACAGTCGGATTATGTATAATTGGCAGCGTCAATGGACACCACCAGAACGCCAAGCTATGTATCTGGCGTGGATGCTGACATCAGATCAATATGCCAAAGAAATCCGCTTATTTGATATTGGTACTTATTTTAGTCAATGGTATCTGCGTATTCGTCAGCAGCTATATCAAGAAAAGTTTCGCGTTCTCGCCAACCGGGCTGTGGCAAATTTAGCAGCAGAGGCGATCGCTGGGATTATTATCTTTGCTATCTATGCTTATATAATCTATCAAGCTATTCACGGAGTTTTGCGCCTGGGTGATTTAGTCCTCTATTACCAAGCCTTGCAACGTGGACAAAACGATATTAAAAGTTTATTAGCTAGTATTTCTGCCCTTTACGAAGACAATCTTTTCTTAAGTAACCTCTACGAATTTCTTGACCTGAAACCCAAGTTAATTGAACCATTATATCCTGTACCTATTCCCCGACCGATGCAAACTGGCATTGTGTTTGACAATGTGAGTTTCCAATATTCAACTACTACTCGCCAAGCATTAAAAGATATCAATTTGCGAATTGGCAGAGGGGAAGTAGTAGCATTAGTCGGAGAAAATGGTTCTGGGAAAACTACTTTAATTAAACTCTTATGTCGATTATATGACCCTACATCGGGAAGCATTACTATTGATGGCATTGACCTGAAAGAGTTTAAAACAGCAGAATTGCGTCGAGAAATTAGTGTCATTTTTCAAGACTATGCTAAATATCATTTCACAGCCCAAGAAAATATTTGGTTAGCCAATATAGATTTACCACCACAACGAGAAAGTATCATTGCAGCAGCTCGACGTTCTGGAGCAGATGATGTGATTTCTCACTTACCCAAGGGGTATGATACTATCCTGGGTAAGTTATTTGACCAAGGTGAAGAACTGAGTATTGGACAATGGCAAAAAATCGCTTTAGCACGGGCATTTTTGCGAGAATCACAGTTAATTGTCTTAGATGAACCTACTAGCGCAATGGACCCAAAAGCGGAATACGAAGTGTTTGAAAAGTTCCGTCAATTAATTAAAGACCAAGCTGCTATTTTAATTAGTCATCGCCTATCTACAGTGAAAATGGCCGATCGCATTTATGTCATGTCTAACGGTACAATTGTGGAAAATGGCACTCATGATGAGTTAATAGCGATGGGTGGAACCTATGCTTATCTGTTTGAAACTCAAGCACAACAGTATCGGTAA
- a CDS encoding triacylglycerol lipase, with product MKTRNQQRNPVLLVHGISDTEAVFAKMADHLRQLDWPVYAVDLIPNNGEVGLDVLAGQVADYVAKTFAPEQPIDLLGFSMGGIVSRYYVQRLGGISRVQRFLTISSPHNGTVVAYASQNPGCVQMRPNSPFLQDLNADVQMLQQLNFTSMWTPYDLMIIPTNSSKMPIGKEIIIPVALHSWMLTDARSLAAVAKTLAEPINSEQSSVNSYQSR from the coding sequence ATGAAAACTCGAAATCAGCAGCGCAATCCAGTGTTGTTAGTGCATGGCATCAGTGATACGGAAGCCGTATTTGCGAAAATGGCAGATCATTTGAGACAACTAGATTGGCCTGTATATGCAGTAGACTTAATACCTAATAACGGGGAAGTTGGGCTGGATGTTTTAGCCGGGCAGGTAGCTGATTATGTTGCTAAAACCTTTGCCCCAGAGCAACCCATAGATTTATTAGGCTTTAGTATGGGGGGAATCGTCAGCCGTTACTACGTTCAACGGTTGGGCGGAATTAGTCGTGTACAAAGGTTTTTGACAATTTCTTCACCCCATAACGGCACAGTAGTTGCTTATGCTTCCCAGAATCCTGGGTGTGTGCAAATGCGTCCTAACAGTCCATTTCTGCAAGATTTGAATGCTGATGTGCAAATGTTACAGCAGTTAAATTTTACGTCTATGTGGACACCTTACGATTTAATGATTATCCCCACTAATAGTTCTAAGATGCCCATAGGTAAAGAAATTATTATTCCTGTAGCCTTACATTCGTGGATGTTGACAGATGCCAGAAGTTTAGCGGCTGTAGCCAAAACTTTGGCAGAACCAATTAACAGTGAACAGTCATCAGTCAACAGTTATCAGTCAAGATAA
- the argJ gene encoding bifunctional glutamate N-acetyltransferase/amino-acid acetyltransferase ArgJ — protein sequence MSLTASSTPQGFSTFIANLGIRDTTEDFVLIKSDVPCVADGVFTQSLFAGPSVTISRQNLQNSQAQGVIVISKNANVANGAVGIADAQEIIQIIAEETGISADNLAIASTGVIGRRYPIEKIRAGLSGMGQKLTPANFDLAARGIMTTDTIPKLAARQIGHAKLVGIAKGVGMIEPNMATMLAFFFTDAAIAPETLRSLFRSTVDKTFNCLSIDTDTSTSDSAVILANGLAGEVSETEFATALEEIAHELVLKIARDGEGATKVIEVTVDSAANYQQAKRVAKAIVNSPLVKTAIYGADPNWGRVAMAIGKCEDEREINQDKVVIRFADVQVYPNTFQAESLDKLKQIMSQEKVDIHVSLNVGEAAATVWGCDLTEGYVEINGKYST from the coding sequence ATGTCACTAACTGCATCTTCCACACCTCAAGGGTTTAGTACATTTATCGCTAATTTGGGTATACGCGATACTACGGAAGATTTTGTATTAATCAAGTCTGATGTTCCCTGTGTCGCAGATGGCGTATTTACTCAAAGTCTATTTGCTGGCCCTAGTGTGACAATTAGCCGTCAAAATCTCCAAAATTCTCAAGCGCAAGGTGTGATTGTCATTTCCAAAAATGCCAACGTGGCTAATGGTGCTGTTGGCATAGCTGATGCCCAAGAGATTATACAAATTATTGCTGAAGAAACCGGAATTTCTGCCGATAATCTAGCGATCGCCTCTACAGGGGTAATTGGTAGACGCTATCCTATAGAAAAAATCCGTGCTGGCTTATCAGGTATGGGGCAGAAATTGACTCCTGCTAATTTTGATTTGGCAGCCCGTGGTATCATGACCACCGACACCATACCCAAGCTAGCCGCTAGGCAAATTGGTCATGCCAAGCTGGTCGGTATTGCCAAGGGTGTGGGGATGATTGAGCCAAATATGGCAACAATGTTAGCTTTCTTTTTCACAGACGCAGCAATTGCCCCAGAAACACTGCGATCGCTTTTTCGCTCTACTGTTGATAAAACGTTTAACTGTTTAAGTATAGATACTGATACTTCTACAAGTGACAGCGCTGTGATTTTGGCAAATGGTTTAGCTGGTGAGGTTTCGGAAACAGAGTTTGCCACAGCCTTAGAAGAAATTGCTCACGAGTTAGTATTAAAAATTGCCCGTGATGGTGAAGGGGCAACTAAAGTCATTGAGGTGACGGTAGACTCAGCCGCTAATTATCAGCAAGCCAAACGTGTTGCGAAAGCGATCGTTAATTCACCATTGGTAAAAACTGCCATCTACGGTGCAGATCCCAACTGGGGACGGGTAGCAATGGCGATCGGTAAATGTGAAGATGAACGGGAAATTAATCAAGACAAAGTTGTGATTAGGTTTGCTGACGTGCAAGTTTATCCCAATACCTTCCAAGCTGAAAGTTTGGACAAGTTAAAACAAATTATGTCTCAAGAGAAAGTAGATATTCATGTTAGCTTAAATGTGGGAGAAGCTGCTGCAACTGTATGGGGTTGTGATCTCACAGAAGGTTATGTGGAAATCAACGGCAAGTATTCAACTTAA
- a CDS encoding tol-pal system YbgF family protein codes for MIEQVAIAFERKDYHTAAKLLKQLLKQSPENPWVQLYVGRLQEVSQKRREAEKIYRQLLLNTQNNKIITQARQGLRRIQEIEQEERQRAIAQATAEPCNNELGILILEPLSHPLKTQVAPKFAQIMQLDPYSANMVLPTRCWKFYQTAPIGELKFYGTQLQQAEIPCFWTAISTIEQIQVFQAHYFLESHPQATMICSNHANQLGSLTFDWSEVSARVMGLLPIFEEVVDVDVRRKLERKTQTQDYAQFCDLHLPGRRCILRLHDSSYQFQQGVEIAPLATHNTIRINWNKLLDWIEQKLPQVKIWTDFTPFAETVLEQKEMLEHLQSHVRLFRREKTNWDPAFHLYSGLIFNKGVVTTSFRNS; via the coding sequence ATGATTGAGCAAGTTGCGATCGCCTTCGAGCGTAAAGATTATCACACAGCCGCTAAGTTACTCAAACAGTTACTCAAGCAATCACCAGAAAATCCTTGGGTGCAACTTTATGTAGGTAGGCTACAGGAAGTATCCCAAAAACGCCGTGAAGCGGAAAAAATATATCGACAGTTGTTATTAAACACACAAAATAACAAAATCATCACCCAAGCACGGCAAGGTTTACGACGGATACAAGAAATTGAGCAAGAAGAGAGACAACGAGCGATCGCTCAAGCCACAGCCGAACCCTGCAATAATGAACTAGGCATACTTATTTTGGAACCTCTGAGTCATCCACTCAAAACCCAAGTAGCGCCCAAATTCGCACAAATCATGCAGCTAGATCCCTACAGTGCCAATATGGTACTTCCGACTCGTTGCTGGAAGTTTTACCAAACTGCCCCGATAGGAGAACTCAAGTTTTATGGTACACAGTTACAACAAGCAGAAATTCCTTGTTTTTGGACAGCTATCAGCACTATTGAACAAATACAAGTATTTCAAGCCCACTATTTTTTAGAATCTCATCCCCAAGCTACCATGATTTGCTCTAATCATGCGAATCAGTTAGGTTCACTAACATTTGATTGGTCAGAAGTTTCTGCTAGGGTGATGGGATTGTTGCCTATTTTTGAAGAAGTTGTTGATGTTGATGTCCGCCGTAAACTAGAACGCAAAACCCAAACCCAAGACTATGCCCAATTTTGTGATTTACATTTACCCGGTAGACGTTGTATTTTGCGGTTACACGATTCTAGTTATCAATTTCAACAAGGTGTAGAGATTGCACCTTTAGCGACTCACAATACTATTAGAATCAATTGGAATAAATTACTAGATTGGATAGAGCAAAAATTACCACAAGTGAAAATTTGGACAGATTTCACACCTTTTGCAGAAACAGTCCTAGAGCAAAAAGAAATGCTGGAACACCTCCAGTCTCATGTTCGCCTATTTCGTAGGGAAAAAACTAACTGGGACCCAGCATTTCATTTATATAGTGGGTTGATCTTTAATAAGGGTGTGGTAACAACGTCATTTCGTAATTCGTAA
- a CDS encoding VOC family protein, which translates to MNQTLFHLAFPVTDIAKTKTYYIDGLGCTPGRENPQAIILNLYGHQLVAHLTKEPLTPQRTIYPRHFGLIFTQEQDWEKLVERAKQKQLLFRETPKDRFVASPLEHRTFFLEDPFYNLMEFKYYRHPEAIFGSYDYTQIGDRN; encoded by the coding sequence ATGAACCAAACTTTATTTCATCTCGCTTTCCCTGTAACTGATATTGCCAAGACAAAGACTTATTATATTGATGGCTTAGGTTGCACCCCTGGTCGAGAAAATCCTCAAGCAATAATTCTCAATCTTTATGGTCATCAATTGGTAGCTCATCTTACTAAGGAACCATTGACACCACAACGCACCATATATCCCAGGCACTTTGGCTTAATTTTTACCCAAGAACAAGACTGGGAAAAACTAGTAGAAAGAGCTAAACAAAAACAGTTACTATTTCGAGAGACACCTAAAGACCGCTTTGTTGCTTCTCCTTTAGAGCATCGGACTTTCTTTTTGGAAGATCCATTTTATAACTTGATGGAATTTAAGTATTATCGCCACCCAGAGGCAATTTTTGGCAGTTATGACTATACTCAAATTGGTGATAGGAATTAA
- a CDS encoding AAA family ATPase, with the protein MLIFEEHFQDNRCSWVTRDSAECSLELEVSHYLFDHKRAGDTYWLSWNAAEFFYDRTEFHIHIVLEKAAGVEDHGYGFVWGLSDVSNFFEFVISGNGYYRITEVKDGSFINYTDWKRCDRIHRSNAVNLLEIDRVGNWVEFYINSTLVDKFPADKLMDVPGQNFGFVIHDKIKMKVHSLIVSAPDTEKEPVDTNHHAQEIKPETKASFLEHDPPEDDTLEAVFADLKALVGHDQTKHQLFSLANFLKVQTERQQRGLKTVETSLHLMLYGPPGTGKTTIARLVGRLYKQLGFLPRGHVVETDRAGIIGGYIGQTALRAESAVQQALSGVLFIDEAHALAPENTPNDFGKEALQILIKRMEDYRDRLAIVVAGYTDEMDRLLELNPGFKSRLNRLFYLDHYTPNELLLIFKKFCHDNGYILDPSAVIVLQATFEVAYAKRDKSFGNGRFARALFERSIEQQANRIVAYLQELDDYQINLIVAEDLSFM; encoded by the coding sequence ATGCTAATTTTTGAGGAACACTTTCAAGACAATCGCTGTAGCTGGGTAACAAGGGATAGCGCCGAGTGCAGCCTGGAATTGGAAGTGAGTCATTATTTATTTGATCATAAACGTGCAGGTGATACATATTGGCTATCGTGGAACGCCGCCGAGTTTTTCTATGACAGAACGGAATTTCATATTCATATAGTGTTAGAAAAGGCTGCTGGTGTTGAAGATCATGGTTATGGTTTTGTCTGGGGACTCTCAGATGTTAGCAATTTCTTTGAGTTTGTCATCTCTGGCAATGGTTACTATCGCATCACTGAAGTGAAAGATGGTAGCTTCATTAATTACACAGATTGGAAACGTTGCGATCGCATTCATCGCAGCAATGCAGTTAATTTATTAGAAATCGACCGTGTGGGGAATTGGGTAGAGTTTTATATCAACAGCACATTAGTAGACAAGTTCCCGGCTGATAAGTTAATGGATGTACCAGGGCAAAATTTTGGTTTTGTCATCCACGACAAGATTAAAATGAAGGTTCATAGCCTGATTGTCAGCGCTCCTGATACAGAAAAAGAACCTGTTGATACTAATCATCATGCTCAAGAAATAAAACCGGAAACCAAAGCTTCTTTTTTAGAACATGATCCACCTGAAGATGATACCCTAGAAGCCGTGTTTGCTGATTTAAAAGCTTTAGTTGGGCATGATCAAACCAAGCATCAACTGTTTTCCTTAGCCAACTTCCTGAAAGTCCAAACCGAACGCCAACAACGCGGGTTAAAAACGGTAGAAACTTCTCTACACTTGATGTTATACGGGCCGCCAGGAACAGGTAAAACAACTATTGCTAGGTTAGTAGGAAGATTATATAAACAATTGGGATTTTTACCTCGTGGACACGTTGTCGAAACCGATCGCGCTGGGATTATTGGTGGTTATATCGGACAAACTGCCCTCCGGGCGGAAAGTGCTGTTCAGCAAGCCCTAAGCGGTGTATTATTCATTGACGAAGCCCATGCCCTAGCCCCAGAAAATACCCCCAATGACTTTGGTAAAGAGGCATTGCAGATATTAATCAAACGCATGGAAGATTACCGCGATCGCTTGGCGATCGTTGTGGCTGGTTATACTGATGAGATGGATCGTTTATTAGAGTTAAATCCTGGGTTTAAATCCCGTTTAAACAGGTTATTTTATTTAGATCATTACACTCCTAATGAGTTATTGTTAATCTTCAAAAAATTCTGTCATGATAATGGTTACATCTTAGATCCATCAGCTGTCATAGTTCTCCAAGCTACTTTTGAAGTCGCCTATGCCAAACGAGACAAAAGTTTTGGTAACGGACGTTTTGCTAGAGCATTATTTGAACGCAGCATTGAACAACAAGCCAACCGCATTGTGGCTTATCTACAAGAGTTAGATGATTACCAAATCAATCTAATTGTTGCCGAAGATTTATCTTTTATGTAG